The nucleotide sequence AGGAAGGTATCTTTCCAAGTAATTGGATCAGATGTATATAGAAGATTATAATTACTATTATACACAAAGGGTTTTCTTTCACGAGTGTAATATTTCTTTTTGACCTCACTATCTTGCTCAAAAAAACTTACCACCCCATCTTTCATTTCATTCAACGTACTCACTGGGATGCCATGATTTACAATCTGGAAAAATCCAAATATCTCTGATGCATCTCTAACACTTTCGACGACCCTTTTGCGTGCACACGGATCTTCAAGAATGTTAGCAAGATCTATCACAGGAATAGTTGTTGTGTCCCCTGACTCTGATGCCTTCTTGGTGCTATCAGGTGGTTGATAGAAAATACGAGGGACCTTTGTAATCCCTGCATCAACAAGTCCTCTAACACCAAGTTTTGTTTCATCAAAAGCTTTTAGTTCTTTTACTCTTTCTAAATCTTCCATGCGTAGTGACCCTATAATTTCCTTTTCTTCTAGATTACCTTTTGAAGTTTTCTACACAGAATAGTTTTCTGCaatctaaaaacaaaacatagaaTATTTTTCTGAAAGTGCGTTAGCAAGCAATGAAGAAAGAGATATAAAGGGAAGAAGAGTtacattttaataatatattccctacgttttttatatttaaaaatttatgcaAGGTTCTCGAGGGCTCattaaagataaaatagaaaaactctatgCTTAAATATTGAGTACAGAAACATTAAAATAACATGATTTGAAAGCTCAGTTATACCgggtattttaataatattttttatacaagaGTCGAGgtaatctttatctttatcgTTATCTTTATCTTCGAATTCTCTAATGTGTTTGGGTATTGGCTGGCTCTGTTTTGTTGTTTATCATTGGATTGATTGGACTTTTATTAGTCTCTTTGACACATCTTGTGTTGAAGGGATTGTTGTggttttgttaatataattcattttcgcttgttcaaaaaaaatctttatctttatcCATATATAATACAAATGCCTTCCTTAAAATTGATAGTACATATGTGACATCTTTATATTCTCCATttcatttaatgtttttctatgaatcaattaaaatagattttgaatcatttatttttatatcaacactaacggaaaattttgtagggactaaaaagtgtgatttatttttatagggactaaaaacaaaactgcagatatttatagggaccaaaaacttaattaacccaaaattttatattaaacaaaaatttaaaaccatCTTGATATCTAAACagtttgattttgatcaaacggttttaagatgttgattgcAGCATACGGTTGTGGTAAAcctaatttaatttgttattttttattgttgtgaaagtgactcaaaattgaaaaaatcgGTGGCTGAATTGTCGTGACAGCAAAAAAGGGAAAACGTATTTTCGAGCCAGATTTGTTCGAATTTTATAAgggatacttttactataaatataggtTTTATATCAGAGCAAACCAttagatagagggggctgaaacaagggtttagaaaggcaacaacaaaactagggtttgtatagagtttgtctcttgaCAACAAACACTaaggtttgagggttgattcaccttggaaaacactattaggattgagtctcttggttacgggaagagattgggactttgggtagaattaggtgggagacttattcttgtaacccattgatatctcttttgtaaggtTACTCATCATTTTAGTgaaacggagggctgctctctcccccaaactaggtcaatttggaccgaactgagtcaacaaattcttttgtgttctctcttcttttctctcgatgttttctacttttggtttGTGTTTATAACTTctatacactttgttttggttgcctgattatcacttgctccacacattcaacttgggaaacactattaggattgagtcttttggttacgggaagagattgggaatttgggtagaattaggcggaagacttattcttgtaacccattgatatctcttttgtaaggttactcatcattatagcgaaacggagggctgctctctcccccagactaggtcaatttggaccgaattgggtcaacaaattcttttgtgttctctcttcttttctctcgctgttttcacttttggtttgtgtttataacttccatacactttgttttggttgcctgattatcacttgctccacacatcaagtttgttattggtgtgatttttcatcgaattcacaacaattggcgcccaccgtggggcaagggtCAAA is from Medicago truncatula cultivar Jemalong A17 chromosome 1, MtrunA17r5.0-ANR, whole genome shotgun sequence and encodes:
- the LOC11434967 gene encoding 1-aminocyclopropane-1-carboxylate oxidase homolog 1, translating into MEDLERVKELKAFDETKLGVRGLVDAGITKVPRIFYQPPDSTKKASESGDTTTIPVIDLANILEDPCARKRVVESVRDASEIFGFFQIVNHGIPVSTLNEMKDGVVSFFEQDSEVKKKYYTRERKPFVYNSNYNLLYTSDPITWKDTFLCNRAPNPPKPEDLPAVCRNILLEYLNHVMKVGTLVFELLSEALGLNPTYLIDIGCAEGLSAFGHYYPSCPEPELTIGTVKHADIDFITVLLQDHIGGLQVLHKDMWVDVPPIPEALVVNIGDFLQHFLFIFKNQIFYNAAEP